The genomic stretch AAGTGATCCTGATGCCACTGGAGGCCAGCCAGGTGATCGGCGCGGTCGGCGGTATCGGCGAGATCGTCAAGGCCACGTTCGATTCCAAGAAAGCCTGAGGCACGAGCTATGTGGGCATTCCTGCAACACCTGTCGTTCTGGGACTGGCTGGCATTGGGCACCGTGCTGTTGATCCTCGAAGTGTTCGGCGCCGGGGGTTATCTGCTGTGGATCGGCCTGGCCGCTGCCGCCGTTGGGGTGCTGACTTTCGTCCTGCCCGGCCTGTCTTGGGAACTGCAACTGCTGTTGTTCGGCTTGCTGTCGATCCTCACCGCGCTGTACTGGTGGCATCGCCAGCGCAGCGCAGTACGCGAAAGCGACCAGCCGAACCTCAACCTGCGTGGCCAGGAGCTGATCGGCAGGGTCTTTGTGGTGCATCAGGCGATTGTCGACGGTCACGGCAAGGTCAAGATCGCTGACGGTGTCTGGATGGCCAGGGGGCCGGATACCCCGGTGGGGGCCAAGGTACGTGTAGTGGGCCTGGAAGGGGTGGTGATCCTGGTTGAACAGGTTGATTAGCGGTCACGGAACTCAGGTGAGGTTTTCCGATCCAAACCGCCAGTTAATCTGAACCCACTGGAGTCACCTTACATGCGTGTCAAACTGGCCGCCGCTACCCTTGCCCTGCTCTCCCTGTCTGCCGGGTCCGCTATGGCCGATACTTTCTGGCGCAATGTCATCTCCTCGGGGGCGACCACCGCTTCCACCTACCTGACCTCCAAGGACCACAAGATGGTGCTTGCCGCCCAGGACGACGCCGGGAGCTTCGTGGCCAGTGATGGCAACATTCGTGGCCCGTTCCTCGAGTCGGCGCTGCAAAAAGTCCGTGCCGACAACCCGGGCCTGCAGGCCACCGACATGGAATTGGCCAACGCGATCCTGGCCAGCAACACCCTCGCGCAACAGTAACTCGTTGTCGAAAGCAAAATGCCGCTCGTTCGAGCGGCATTTTTTTGCCTGGCAATCAGCCCTTATCGATACTCATCCAGCGGCACGCAGGCACAAAATAGATTGCGATCGCCGTAGACATTGTCCACCCGATTCACCGTCGGCCAGTACTTGTGCGCCCGGGTGTGGGCATCCGGGGTCACCGCCTGTTCAATGCTGTAGGGCCGCTCCCAGACCCCGGTAACGTCCGCCAGGGTATGGGGCGAGCGCTTCAGCGGGTTGTCGTCGGCCGGCCAGTTACCGTTCTGCACTTCGGTAATTTCCGCGCGGATACTCAACATCGCACCGATAAAACGGTCCAGCTCCGCCTTGGACTCACTTTCGGTGGGCTCGACCATCAAGGTCCCCGCCACCGGGAACGACATGGTCGGCGCATGGAAGCCGTAGTCCATAAGACGCTTGGCCACGTCCTCTTCACTGATCCCGGTCTGGGCCTTGAGCGGTCGCAGATCAAGGATACATTCGTGGGCCACCCGCCCGTTACGCCCACTGAACAGCACCGGGAAGGCGCCAGACAGGTGTTCGGCCAGGTAGTTGGCCGACAGGATCGCCACTTCGCTGGCATCGGCCAGTTGCGGGCCCATCATTGCAATGTACATCCAACTGATCGGCAGGATGCTTGCACTGCCCCAGGGCGCGGCGCTGACTGCAGTGTTCTTCGGGTCCGGCCCATCCAGCGGCACTACCGGGTGATTGGCCACGAACGGCGCCAAGTGCGCGCGCACGCCAATCGGTCCCATCCCCGGACCGCCGCCACCGTGGGGAATGCAGAAGGTCTTGTGCAGATTCATGTGGGACACATCGGCACCGATATCCGCCGGCCGCGCCAGCCCGACCTGCGCGTTGAGGTTGGCGCCGTCCATGTACACCTGACCGCCGTGGCTGTGGATAACTTCGCAGATCGCGCTGATGCCCTCCTCGTACACCCCATGGGTCGAGGGGTAGGTGGCCATCAGGCAGGCCAGCTTGTCAGCGGCCGCTGCGGCTTTGTTCTTCAAGTCGTCAAGGTCGACGTTGCCGGCAGCGTCACACTCGACGATCACCACCTGCATCCCGGCCATCTGCGCCGACGCCGGGTTGGTGCCATGGGCCGATGCCGGGATCAGGCAGATATCGCGCGCACCCTGCTGACGGCTTGCGTGATATTTGCGGATCGCCAACAACCCGGCATATTCGCCCTGAGCGCCGGAGTTGGGC from Pseudomonas sp. S04 encodes the following:
- a CDS encoding NfeD family protein; its protein translation is MWAFLQHLSFWDWLALGTVLLILEVFGAGGYLLWIGLAAAAVGVLTFVLPGLSWELQLLLFGLLSILTALYWWHRQRSAVRESDQPNLNLRGQELIGRVFVVHQAIVDGHGKVKIADGVWMARGPDTPVGAKVRVVGLEGVVILVEQVD
- a CDS encoding DUF2388 domain-containing protein, with protein sequence MRVKLAAATLALLSLSAGSAMADTFWRNVISSGATTASTYLTSKDHKMVLAAQDDAGSFVASDGNIRGPFLESALQKVRADNPGLQATDMELANAILASNTLAQQ